A portion of the Salminus brasiliensis chromosome 11, fSalBra1.hap2, whole genome shotgun sequence genome contains these proteins:
- the LOC140565248 gene encoding cytochrome P450 2M1-like translates to MELFLSNVLCIAVATAVFFLFWKSRRTEYQKAYERLPPGPSPAPLVGNYFQLRVKEPYKHYLKLSEKYGSIFTLWFANTPVVVISGYQALKDSMIGLSEEFSGRANYPLLLKITEGYGVMVSNGDRWKQLRRFCITTLKNFGMGRQSIEEKVKEEASYLVQTFSTFGDSAFNPRDLLSEAVCNVICSVVLGRRFKPDDPQLKLFIRSINENLSFLTGSVGQAYNIFPRIVSLFPGKIHEVLSLVKETKASLKLEVEARRKTLNPSSPPQDFIEAFLIRMEEEKHNPNTAFNFNNLLSTLWNLFSAGTETTSSTIRQGLLLMMKHPDIQAKIQKEIDEVVGPHRCPSIDDRRKMPYTDAVIHEVQRRTDIAPTSVPHKMLRDTEFNNYLIPKGAIVLPLLSSVLTDPKLWKNPNHFDPENFLDEEGRFKKNDAFVPFGMGKRACLGEALARVEVFIFITSLLQHFTFKATDPPEQIDTTPLICSFGRLPRSFECYAVRRT, encoded by the exons ATGGAGCTTTTCCTGTCAAACGTCTTGTGCATTGCCGTGGCCACTgctgtcttctttttattttggaAGAGTAGAAGGACAGAATATCAGAAGGCTTATGAGAGGCTGCCTCCAGGTCCCTCTCCTGCTCCTTTGGTGGGTAACTATTTTCAGCTGCGTGTCAAGGAGCCGTACAAGCATTACCTCAAG CTGAGTGAAAAGTATGGCTCCATCTTCACCCTCTGGTTTGCTAACACTCCTGTTGTGGTGATCTCTGGATACCAAGCCTTGAAGGACTCTATGATTGGCCTGAGTGAAGAGTTTAGCGGTCGAGCAAACTATCCCCTCCTACTGAAGATCACTGAGGGATATG GTGTTATGGTCAGCAATGGGGACAGGTGGAAGCAACTGCGAAGATTCTGCATCACGACCCTGAAGAACTTTGGTATGGGTCGGCAAAGCATTGAGGAAAAAGTAAAGGAAGAGGCCAGTTATCTGGTGCAAACTTTCAGCACATTTGGAG ACTCTGCATTTAATCCCAGAGATCTGCTATCTGAAGCAGTGTGCAATGTGATCTGTTCGGTTGTGCTTGGCCGAAGATTTAAACCTGATGACCCACAGTTAAAACTTTTCATCAGAAGCATTAACGAAAACCTCAGTTTTCTGACTGGCTCTGTTGGTCAG GCCTACAACATTTTCCCCAGAATTGTTAGCCTCTTTCCTGGAAAGATCCATGAAGTGCTTTCACTTGTGAAGGAGACTAAAGCTTCTTTAAAACTCGAGGTAGAGGCAAGGAGGAAGACTTTGAATCCTTCATCACCACCACAGGACTTCATTGAAGCCTTCCTTATACGAATGGAAGAG GAGAAACACAATCCTAATACAGCATTTAATTTCAACAACCTGTTGAGCACATTGTGGAACCTGTTTAGTGCTGGCACTGAAACCACCTCCTCTACTATTAGACAGGGCCTACTGCTCATGATGAAGCATCCAGATATCCAAG CAAAAATCCAGAAGGAGATTGATGAGGTCGTAGGGCCACACCGGTGCCCCTCTATTGATGACAGACGGAAAATGCCTTACACAGATGCAGTCATTCACGAGGTCCAGCGCAGGACTGACATCGCCCCTACCTCTGTTCCACATAAAATGCTTCGTGACACTGAGTTTAACAACTACTTAATCCCAAAG GGAGCCATAGTTCTGCCTTTACTATCCTCTGTGCTTACTGACCCCAAACTTTGGAAGAACCCAAACCATTTTGATCCAGAGAATTTCCTGGATGAAGAAGGACGATTCAAGAAGAATGATGCATTTGTTCCATTTGGAATGG gAAAGCGGGCCTGTTTAGGTGAGGCTCTGGCCCGTGTGGAGGTCTTTATCTTCATCACTTCTCTTCTCCAGCACTTCACCTTCAAGGCCACGGATCCGCCGGAGCAGATTGACACCACTCCTCTTATCTGCAGCTTTGGTCGCTTGCCTCGCTCTTTTGAATGCTATGCTGTTCGCAGGACATAG
- the LOC140565249 gene encoding cytochrome P450 2M1-like — protein sequence MELFLSNVLCIAVATAVFFLFWKSRRTEYQKAYERLPPGPSPAPLVGNYFQLRVKEPYKHYLKLSEKYGSIFTLWFANTPVVVISGYQALKDSMIGLGEEFSGRANYPLLLKVTEGYGVMVSNGDRWKQLRRFCITTLKNFGMGRQSIEEKVKEEASYLVQTFSTFGDSAFNPRDLLSEAVCNVICSVVLGRRFKLDDPQLKLFIRSIDGYFSFLSGSVGQAYNIFPRIVSLFPGKIHEVLSLVKETKASLKLEVEARRKTLNPSSPPQDFIEAFLIRMEEEKHNTNTDFNFNNLLSTLWSLFSAGTETTSSTIRQGLLLMMKHPDIQAKIQKEIDEVVGPHRCPSIDDRRKMPYTDAVIHEVQRRTDIAPTSVPHKMLRDTEFNNYLIPKGAIVLPLLSSVLTDPKLWKNPNHFDPENFLDEEGRFKKNDAFVPFGMGKRACLGEALARVEVFIFITSLLQHFTFKATDPPEQIDTTPLICSFGRLPRSFECYAVRRT from the exons ATGGAGCTTTTCCTGTCAAACGTCTTGTGCATTGCCGTGGCCACTgctgtcttctttttattttggaAGAGTAGAAGGACAGAATATCAGAAGGCTTATGAGAGGCTGCCTCCAGGTCCCTCTCCTGCTCCTTTGGTGGGTAACTATTTTCAGCTGCGTGTCAAGGAGCCATACAAGCATTACCTCAAG CTGAGTGAAAAGTATGGCTCCATCTTCACCCTCTGGTTTGCTAACACTCCTGTTGTGGTGATCTCTGGATACCAAGCCTTGAAGGACTCTATGATTGGCCTGGGTGAAGAGTTTAGCGGTCGAGCAAACTATCCCCTCCTACTGAAGGTCACTGAGGGATATG GTGTTATGGTCAGCAATGGGGACAGGTGGAAGCAACTGCGAAGATTCTGCATCACAACCCTGAAGAACTTTGGTATGGGTCGGCAAAGCATTGAGGAAAAAGTAAAGGAAGAGGCCAGTTATCTGGTGCAAACTTTCAGCACATTTGGAG ACTCTGCATTTAATCCCAGAGATCTGCTATCTGAAGCAGTGTGCAATGTGATCTGTTCGGTTGTGCTTGGCCGAAGATTTAAACTTGATGATCCACAGTTAAAACTTTTCATCAGAAGCATTGACGGATACTTCAGTTTTCTGAGTGGCTCTGTTGGTCAG GCCTACAACATTTTCCCCAGAATTGTTAGCCTCTTTCCTGGAAAGATCCATGAAGTGCTTTCACTTGTGAAGGAGACTAAAGCTTCTCTAAAACTCGAGGTAGAGGCAAGGAGGAAGACTTTGAATCCTTCATCACCACCACAGGACTTCATTGAAGCCTTCCTTATACGAATGGAAGAG GAGAAACACAATACTAATACAGACTTTAATTTCAACAACCTGTTGAGCACATTGTGGAGCCTGTTTAGTGCTGGCACTGAAACCACCTCCTCTACTATTAGACAGGGCCTACTGCTCATGATGAAGCATCCAGATATCCAAG CAAAAATCCAGAAGGAGATTGATGAGGTCGTAGGGCCACACCGGTGCCCCTCTATTGATGACAGACGGAAAATGCCTTACACAGATGCAGTCATTCACGAGGTCCAGCGCAGGACTGACATCGCCCCTACCTCTGTTCCACATAAAATGCTTCGTGACACTGAGTTTAACAACTACTTAATCCCAAAG GGAGCCATAGTTCTGCCTTTACTATCCTCTGTGCTTACTGACCCCAAACTTTGGAAGAACCCAAACCATTTTGATCCAGAGAATTTCCTGGATGAAGAAGGACGATTCAAGAAGAATGATGCATTTGTTCCATTTGGAATGG gAAAGCGGGCCTGTTTAGGTGAGGCTCTGGCCCGTGTGGAGGTCTTTATCTTCATCACTTCTCTTCTCCAGCACTTCACCTTCAAGGCCACGGATCCGCCGGAGCAGATTGACACCACTCCTCTTATCTGCAGCTTTGGTCGCTTGCCTCGCTCTTTTGAATGCTATGCTGTTCGCAGGACATAG